Proteins from a genomic interval of Paenibacillus sp. FSL R5-0623:
- a CDS encoding LacI family DNA-binding transcriptional regulator, producing the protein MVSIKDIAKQAGVSISTVSYALNGSNKVTDETSSKILAIAKELNYVPNAAARTLKKRESKILGVFLTDFRGDVYGDLLSGMKAVCNAQGYDLIVCSGKQSHRMLPERMIDGAIILDHTFASEELMQYADRGHKIVVLDREMDHPNINQVLLDNKAGATLAMEHLIEQGHKKIYVVTGPEGSFDSVQRLKAVRQVAEREADVEWIEITGDFEKSGGEQAADQIVQVYDGPAAVFCLNDEMAIGLCDRLADSALGVGQEIDVIGFDNIELSKYVQPRLASIDYSKRKWGSLAAEQLIKIIAGEPVDHERIYVTLVEGGSVSGPIPSDSVISMRNDRAVSY; encoded by the coding sequence GTGGTCAGTATCAAGGATATCGCCAAACAGGCGGGAGTTTCCATCTCTACTGTGTCATATGCGCTGAATGGCAGCAACAAAGTGACCGATGAGACGAGTTCCAAAATTTTGGCCATTGCCAAAGAACTGAACTATGTTCCAAATGCCGCAGCAAGAACACTGAAGAAGAGGGAATCCAAAATTCTAGGTGTATTCTTGACCGATTTTAGAGGAGATGTGTATGGAGACTTGCTGAGTGGCATGAAAGCCGTATGTAATGCTCAAGGTTATGACCTGATCGTGTGCAGTGGTAAACAATCCCATCGCATGCTTCCAGAGAGGATGATTGATGGTGCAATCATTCTGGATCATACGTTTGCAAGTGAGGAACTAATGCAGTATGCCGATCGTGGGCACAAAATCGTTGTATTGGACCGTGAGATGGATCATCCCAACATTAATCAGGTTCTGCTGGATAATAAGGCCGGGGCGACACTTGCGATGGAACATCTGATTGAACAGGGACATAAGAAAATCTACGTGGTGACAGGACCGGAAGGTTCGTTTGACTCTGTGCAGCGGTTAAAGGCTGTGAGACAGGTTGCGGAACGTGAAGCCGATGTGGAATGGATTGAGATCACGGGAGATTTTGAGAAGAGTGGTGGAGAACAAGCCGCAGATCAGATTGTGCAGGTGTATGATGGACCCGCAGCGGTATTCTGCCTCAATGATGAGATGGCTATTGGCTTGTGTGATCGTCTGGCAGACAGTGCACTTGGCGTTGGTCAGGAGATTGATGTCATCGGATTCGACAATATTGAATTGAGCAAGTACGTCCAGCCGAGATTGGCAAGCATTGATTATTCCAAGCGCAAGTGGGGATCGCTTGCTGCTGAACAATTGATCAAAATTATTGCTGGAGAACCCGTTGATCATGAGCGAATTTATGTGACATTAGTTGAGGGTGGATCGGTGAGTGGGCCTATTCCGTCTGATTCGGTTATATCTATGCGGAATGACCGGGCGGTTAGCTATTGA